Proteins found in one Hypericibacter terrae genomic segment:
- a CDS encoding thermonuclease family protein: protein MPEAGLAALGESKVVTVVDGDTLMLEDGREVRLVGIQAPKLPLGRPDFPTWPLAEDARQALAQMTVGRTLKLFAGGATMDRHGRTLAQLEREDGLWVQAALIQAGMARAYSFPDNRALAAELLTYEQAARAARRGIWANAFYRIRDPGELGGMVDSYQLVEGRVVTAAKPQSRLYLNFGTDWKTDFTVAIDAQALKLFKAAGLDPLTWEGRRLRVRGWIKSFNGPLIDVTHPEQIEVLEQ, encoded by the coding sequence TTGCCCGAGGCCGGCCTCGCCGCGCTGGGAGAGAGCAAAGTCGTGACCGTGGTCGATGGCGACACGCTGATGCTCGAAGATGGCCGCGAGGTCAGGTTGGTCGGGATCCAGGCGCCGAAGCTGCCGCTGGGCCGTCCCGATTTCCCGACCTGGCCCTTGGCCGAAGATGCCAGGCAGGCGCTCGCGCAGATGACCGTGGGCCGGACCCTCAAACTCTTCGCCGGCGGCGCCACGATGGATCGCCATGGCCGCACGCTGGCCCAGCTCGAACGCGAGGACGGGCTCTGGGTCCAGGCGGCGCTGATCCAGGCGGGCATGGCCCGCGCCTACAGCTTCCCCGACAACCGGGCGCTCGCGGCCGAATTGCTGACCTATGAGCAGGCGGCACGCGCCGCCCGGCGCGGCATCTGGGCCAACGCCTTCTATCGCATCCGCGATCCCGGGGAACTCGGCGGCATGGTCGACAGTTACCAATTGGTCGAGGGGCGCGTGGTGACCGCGGCCAAGCCGCAATCGCGCCTCTATCTCAATTTCGGCACCGACTGGAAAACCGACTTCACCGTTGCGATCGACGCCCAGGCGCTCAAGCTGTTCAAGGCGGCCGGGCTCGATCCGCTGACATGGGAAGGGCGTCGCCTTCGCGTCAGGGGCTGGATAAAATCCTTCAATGGCCCGTTGATCGATGTGACGCATCCCGAACAGATCGAGGTCCTCGAGCAATGA